A genome region from Crossiella equi includes the following:
- the nth gene encoding endonuclease III, translating to MAEVSRLALVRRVRRVVRALAAGYPDADCELDFTNPLELAVAVILSAQCTDKRVNEVTPALFARYRTAADYAGADRAELEEYIRPTGFFRNKATSIMGMGAALVERHDGQVPGTLEQLVELPGVGRKTANVILGEAFGLPGITVDTHFGRLVRRWGWTTETDPVKVEHAIGALVERKDWTPLSQRVIHHGRRVCHARKPACGACYLARECPSYGEGELDPVKAAELVKGVEAPHLLALAEQLRAPKSAEAGARR from the coding sequence GTGGCAGAGGTATCCCGGCTGGCGTTGGTTCGACGGGTCCGGCGTGTCGTGCGGGCGCTCGCCGCGGGTTACCCGGACGCCGACTGCGAGCTCGACTTCACCAACCCGCTGGAGCTGGCCGTCGCGGTCATCCTGTCCGCCCAGTGCACGGACAAACGTGTGAACGAGGTCACCCCGGCACTGTTCGCCCGGTACCGCACGGCCGCCGACTACGCCGGGGCCGACCGCGCCGAGCTGGAGGAGTACATCCGGCCGACCGGCTTCTTCCGGAACAAGGCCACCTCGATCATGGGCATGGGCGCGGCGCTGGTCGAGCGCCACGACGGCCAGGTGCCCGGCACGCTGGAGCAGCTGGTCGAGCTGCCCGGGGTGGGCCGCAAGACCGCCAACGTCATCCTCGGCGAGGCCTTCGGCCTGCCCGGCATCACCGTGGACACCCACTTCGGCCGCCTGGTCCGCCGCTGGGGCTGGACCACCGAGACCGACCCGGTCAAGGTCGAGCACGCCATCGGCGCCCTGGTCGAGCGCAAGGACTGGACGCCGCTGTCCCAGCGCGTCATCCACCACGGACGGCGGGTCTGCCACGCCCGCAAGCCCGCCTGCGGGGCCTGCTACCTGGCCCGGGAGTGCCCCTCCTACGGCGAGGGCGAGCTGGACCCGGTGAAGGCCGCCGAGCTGGTCAAGGGAG